Below is a window of Streptomyces genisteinicus DNA.
GGGAACTCGGCCTCGCCGCCGTGCTGTGGAGCGCCACGGCCAAGGACTACTCCACCACCGACTCGGCCCTCATCGAGAAGCGGATCCTCGACCAGGCGGGCCGCGACGGCATCATCCTGCTCCACGACATCTACGACGGGACCGTGCCCGCCGTCCCCGGCATCGTGGACGAGCTGAAGAAGCGCGGTTACACCTTCGTCACGGTCCCCGAACTCCTCGCCCCCGGGCGGGCGGAGCCCGGATCCGTCTATCGCCCCTGATCACCCCGGCGCCCTCCGGCGGCCGCGTGGTACCAGACCGTGACGCCCCCATGCTGACGGGGCAGCCCCGCACAGGGCAGACTGTCGAGGGCGATTCCGGCAGTACGGGCAGGGGGCAGCCAATGGGCCGTGACAGCGGGCCACGCGTACCGAACCAGCGCGTTCCGCATCAGCGCGAGGGCGGTGCGGACGGCGCGGACAGCGTCGACGCCGCGCTGTACTTCACCGTGCTCGGCCCCGTACGGGTACGGCGCGGTGCCGAGACGCTGCCGCCCGGCTCGCCCCAGCAACGGGCCCTGCTCGCCGCGCTGCTGCTGCGCGAGGGACGCACCGCGACCGCCTCCGAGCTGATCGACGCGATCTGGGGCGAGGAGCCACCGTCCCAGGCGCTCGCGGCCGTCCGCACCTACGCCTCCCGGCTGCGCAAGGCCCTCGAAGGCGACGCGCTCGTCAGCGAGTCGGGCGGCTACGCGCTGCGGATCGGGCGCGACGCGCTCGACCTGGCGGTCGCCCGGGAGCTCGCGGACGAGGCCGGCAAGGCCCACGCGGCCGGCGACCGGCACCAGGCCCGCACCCTGATCAACAAGGTGCTCGGCCTGTGGGACGGCGAGCCGCTGGCCAACGTCCCCGGCCCGTACGCCGAGAACCAGCGCGCCCGGCTCGCCGAATGGAGCCTGACGCTGCGGGAGACCCGTCTCGACCTCGACCTGGAGGTCGGCCGCCACGCGGAGGCCGTCTCCGAACTCACCGCCCTCACCGCCACCCACCCGCTGCGCGAGCGGCTGCGCGAACTGCTGATGCTGGCGCTGTACCGGTGCGGCCGCCAGGCCGAGGCCCTCGCCGTCTACGCGGACACCCGCAGGCTGCTCGCCGACGAGCTCGGCGTGGACCCGAGGCCCGAGCTCTCCGGCCTCCAGCAGCGCATCCTGACGGCCGACGCCGAACTGGCCCGCCCCAGCGAGAAGCACCCGCCGCCCGGGGTCCAGCTCACCCGGCCCGCCCAGCTGCCGGCCACGGTGCCCGACTTCACCGGCCGGGTGTCCTTCGTGCGGGAGCTCGGCGACCGCCTCGCCTCGGCCGAGGGCTCGGTGATGGCGGTCTCCGCGCTGGCCGGCATCGGGGGCGTCGGCAAAACGACCCTGGCCGTCCACGTCGCGCACCAGGCGCGCGGCCACTTCCCGGACGGCCAGCTGTACATCGACCTCCAGGGCACCAGCAGCCGTTCCGCGGAGCCCGAGACGGTGCTGGGCGCCTTCCTGCGCGCCCTCGGCACGGCGGACTCGGCGATCCCCGACACCCTCGACGAACGCGCCGCGCTCTACCGCTCGTCCCTCGACGGCCGCCGCATCCTCGTCCTGCTGGACAACGCCCGTGACGCGGCCCAGATCCGTCCGCTGCTGCCCGGCACCGCCGGCTGCGCGGCGCTCGTCACCAGCCGGGTCCGCATGGTCGACCTGGCGGGCGCGCACCTGGTGGACCTCGACGTGATGTCGCCCGAGGAGGCCCTGCGGCTGTTCACCCGGATCGTGGGGGCGGAGCGGGTCGACTCCGAGCGGGAGGCGGCACTCGACGTGGTCGCCGCGTGCGGCTTCCTGCCGCTCGCCATCCGGATCGCGGCCTCCCGGCTGGCCGCCCGCCGCACCTGGACGGTCTCGGTGCTGGCGGCCAAGCTCGCCGACGAGCGGCGCCGCCTGGACGAGCTCCAGGCGGGCGACCTGGCGGTGAAGGCCACCTTCGAACTCGGCTACGGGCAGCTGGAGCCGGGCCAGGCGCGGGCGTTCAGGCTGCTGGGCCTGGCCGACGGCCCGGACATCTCCCTGGCCGCCTCCGCGGCGCTGCTGGACCTGCCGCCGCACGAGGCCGAGGACCTGCTGGAGGCGCTGGTCGACACCTCGCTGCTGGAGTCGGCGGCCCCGGGCCGGTACCGCTTCCACGACCTCGTGCGCCTCTACGCGCGTGCATGCGCGGAGCGGGACGAGCAGCCGCCGTCGGAGCGGGAGGCGGCGCTCTCGCGCCTGCTCGACTTCTATCTGGCGTCGGCGTCCCGGGTCTACGCGATCGAGCGCCCCGGCGACCGTCTGGTGGAGCATCTGGAGCCGGCCGGCGACGCGGGCCTGACCTTCCCGGACCGCCACGCGGCCCAGGACTGGCTCTACGCGGAGGCCGATCCGCTGCTGGCCTGCGTGCGCCAGTCCTCCCGGCCGGGGACGGTGCGCCGTGCGGTGGACCTGCTGTGGGCCGCCCTGGACCTCGGCGAGTCCGGCGCCAACCCGAAGCGGTACGAGGCGGTCGCGGCCGCCGTCCTGGACGCGGCGCGCGCCGCGGGCGACACCTGGGCGGAGGGCCGGGCGCTGGTCACCCTGAGCAACGCCCACCTGGTCGCCGGGAGGTTCGACGAGGCGGACGCGGAGGCGGCTCAGGCGCTGCGGCTGTCCGTCCTCAACGACGATCCGCTGACCGGCTGCTGGGCCTCCAACCACCGCGGGGTGATCGCCGTCTACCAGAACCGGCAGGAGGACGGCGAACGCCATCTGGAGCGGGCGATCGCGGACTTCCGGGCGGGCGACAACCAGCCGGGCGAGGCGTCGGCCCTGTGCAACCTCTCCCGCATCCACCTGGCGATGGGGCGCACCGCCAGCGCGGTGGCCCTCGCCCAGAAGGGCCTCGACATCTACGACGCGATGGGCCACGCGCTGCGCGGCGCCAACGCCCGGTACGCGCTGGGCATGGCGCTCACCCGCAGCGGGAAGATCGTGGAGGCGACGGCACGACTCCAGGAGGCCCTGGACGTCTTCCACGACAGCAGGCAGCGGCTCTGGGAGGGCATGACCCTCTACCGGATGGCCGAGGCCGACCTCGCGGGCCGCCGCCCGGCGCAGGCCGCGTCGAACGCCGAGATGGCGCTGACCGTGCTGCGGGGCATAGGGGGCGAGTGGCGCCGCGGGAACGTCCTGACCGTGCTCGGCAAGGCACTCGGCGCACTGGGCCAGACCGGCCGCGCGGAGGTGTGCTGGCGGGAGGCGCTGGGGATCTACGAGGAGCTGGGTTCCCCGGAGTCGGCCGACGTCCGCGCCCTGCTGGCGCCCGCGGCCGCCGCGTAGCCGGCGCCGCCCCGCGCGGCGGTGCCGGCGGGTGCCGCCGTCGCACGGCCGCCGCCCCCGCCCGGTGCCGCCGCGCGCCCGCCGGCCGTGCCCGGTACGGGCGTTCATCGTTCGTTTATCCCCGGCAGGCACTCTCTACGTGTCGATCCGTCGCGTCGGGGGGCAGACGGTCGGCACCGCGGCGGCAGCGCATAGGGTGAGCCGCCCCGGGGGCCCGTCCGGAAGCCATCGGGGGAGCAGCCGGACGGGCCCATCGGCAGCACGACGGAACCACCAACGGGAGGGCAGCCCCATGGCTGACGCGCAGAAGCAGGACCCGATCCTCAAGCCGCAGGACACCCACGCCACGGGCGCGGAGGACGCGGTGACGACCCAGGACACCCACGCCACGGGCGGCGACATCCGCGCCCTGGGCGACACCCACGCCACCGGCGGCGACGTCCGCACCCTGGGCGACACCCACGCCACCGGCGGCGACGTCCGCACCCTGGGCGACACCCACGCGACCTCCGAGCCGCTGAAGCCGAAGAGGCCCTGACGGGAGCCGAGCCACTCACGACGGGGAACGGCCGCGGCGGCGCGGAGGGGGAGCCGCCGCGGCCGCGGCGTGTCCGGAAACGGCGGGAGACCGTGGCCGGAACACAGGAGAACGGCTGAGAGCCGACCCCTCACTTCATCGACAATTGGTCACCGATCAGACACATACACGAGGATCTCGTGCAGTTCCGAACGCAACTGCGCTTCAAAGGTGTCTACTTGGCGGGTCCGAGCCCAACTGGGCGCCCCTGAACCCGCCTGCACCCGAGGTCCTCACCCATGATCGAGATACCCGAGCTGGCCGTCGGCGGTCTGGCCGCCGGGACACTGTCGGCGTTCGTCCTCGGCGGCGGTCTGCTGCGCGCCCGGCGCGAGCGCGCCGGGCACCGGGCGGAGATCCGGTCGCTGCGCTCCGAACTCGACGCCTCCCGCGGCGAACTCGACCGCGCGGGAGCGGCGTTCGCCGCCGAGATCGAGCACCTGGCCCGCACGCGGCTGCCCGCGGAGGCGACCCGCAGCGCCCACCCGCATGTGCGGGTGCCCGGCCCGCTCGGCCCCGCCGGCGCCGGCACGGACGCCGTGCTCGACGCCCTGCGCGAGGCCGTCGTGGCGGAGCGCAAGCGGGTCGACGCGGCGGCGCGAGCCGGGATGCGCGGCACGACCCGGGAGATCCAGGCGGCCCTCTACCGGCTCCAGGACGTGCTGCGCGGCCTCCAGCAGCGCTACGACGACCCCGAGCTGGCGCAGACCCTCTACGCGCTCGACCACGAGAACGAGCAGTCCCTGCGCCGCGCCCAGGTCGCGGCCGTCGTCTGCGGCGCCTGGGTCGGACTGGCCCGCGAGGAGTCCCATCTCGTCGACGCCGTCACCGGCGGCCAGGCACGGCTGGTGGGCTACCACCGGGTGCAGGTGCTGCACCACCTGGAGCCCGGCACCGCGCTCGTCTCGCACGCCGTCGAACCCGTCGCGATCATCGTCGCGGAGCTCCTCGACAACGCGCTGCGCCACTCCTCGCCGGACACGTCCGTCGTCGTCGGCCTCGAACGCGCCCACCACGGCGTCACGGTGACCGTCGACGACGCGGGCGTCGGCATGGCCCCCGACGAGCGGGAGAGGGCCCAGCGCATGGTGGCGGGCCGCGACCCGATCATGCTCTCCGAGCTCGGCGACCCGCCCCGCATGGGACTGGCCGCGATCGGCCAGCTCACCCGGCAGTTCGACCTCTCGGTGGACCTCTCCAGCCCCTCCCCCTACGGCGGCGTGCGCGCGGTCCTGCTGATCAAGAACCACCTGCTGTGCACCGTCGACCCCGCCCTGCGGCCGCACTCCGCCGGCGCCGCCCCCTCGACCCGGCAGGCGGCCGGGCACGAGCCGCGGCCGGACCGGGCGCAGCCGGACGAGGAGGTCCGGCAGCACCCCGCGGCGCCCGCCCGGCAGGCGGCCGCACCGCCCCCCGGCGTCCCGTCCGCCGGCGTCCCGTCGGCCGGCGCGGCCCCGGGCGTCCCGTCCGCCGACGGCGACCTGCTCCCGCAGCGCCGGCGCCGCGTCCCCGTGCAGGGCGCGCAGGCCGGCCGCAGCGTACCGGCGCCGCGCATCCCCGCCCGTTCGCCCGAGGAGTCCGCCGCGGCCCTCGGAGCCCTGCAGTCCGCCACCAACGCGGCCCGCCAGGCCGCCGCCACCGAAGGGAACGACCCCCGATGAACAGCCGCGAGACCGGTGAATCGGCCTGGGTGCTCGATCCGATCCTGGAGATCCCGCACGTGCGGGCCGCCGTCCTCCTCACCAGGGACGGGCTCGTGTCCGGTTTCACCGCGGCGCTCGCCCAGGACTCCGCCGAGCGCGTGGCCGCGATCACCTCCACGGTCCAGGGGGCCTGCCGCACCGCCGCCGCCGCGTTCGCGGACGCGCCCGTCGCCCAGCTGCGCCAGGTCGTGATCGAGTCCGACCTCGGCTACATCCTGGTCGCCCCCACCGCGCACGGGACGTGCGTCGCCGCCTTCGGCGACCCGGAGGTGCGTCTCGACCTGCTCGGGCACCGCGTCCACTCGCAGGTCGCACGGCTCGGCGAGAAGGCCATGGCCGCGGCTCCCCGCGCGGCCGACGGCGGCCCCCTCGTATGACCGGCCGCCGGAACGGCCGGCCGCTGGTCCCCGCCTACCTCTCCACCGGAGGGGTGGCGCGGCCCAGCCGCAACAGTCTGGAACGCCTGTCCGTGCTGACCGGCACGGGCGGGCCGCCGCCCGCGGGGCTGCCCGCGGCCCAGCACGCCCTGCTGGCCCTGCTGGACGGCGGCTCCCTGACGCTGATGGAGTGCGCCGCCCTGCTCCGGCTGCCGGTCTCGGCCGTCCGCGTGCTCGCCGCCGCCCTGACCGACCAGGGGCTGGTGAGCGCCCGCCCGCCCGTCCCGGTCGCCGCCCTGCCCGACCGTGACCTGCTGGAGAGAGTGGCCGATGGCCTCCGCGCCCTCAAGCTCTGACCGGACCGCCGGCGCACCCGCCGACGCCGCGTCGCTGCACCTGCCCGACACCGCCCGCGAGCTGGTGAAGATCCTCGTCACCGGACCGTTCGGGGTCGGCAAGACGACCCTGATCGACGCGGTCTCGGAGATCCGTCCGCTGCACACCGAGGAGCACCTGACCGAGGCGTCGGCCTCCGTCGACGACCTCGCGGGCGTCCGCGACAAGACGACCACCACCGTGGCCATCGACTTCGGCCGCGTCTCGCTCGGCGACTCCGTGGTGCTGTACCTGTTCGGCACCCCCGGGCAGGAGCGCTTCCGCCCGCTGTGGGACGACATCGCCTACGGGGCGCTCGGTGCGCTCGTCCTCGTCGACACCCGGCGCATCGCCGAGTCCTTCGACGTCCTCGGACTGGTCGAGGAGTCGGGGGTGCCGTTCGCGGTCGGGCTCAACATGTTCCCCGACTCGCCCCGTTACACCGACGAGCAGGTGCGCCGCTCCCTCGACCTGGCGCCCGACACCCCGCTCGTCACGGTCGACGCGCGGCACACCAACGCGTCCGTGGACGCGCTCCTCGCTCTCGTCCAGCACGTCATCGACCGCATGGCATCGGAGGCACGGTGAACGCCTACCCCGCCCACTCCGACGCCTTCACGCTCGCCGCCCCGGTCCGGCTCTGGGAGGAGGGCTTCGCCGCCGACCCGTACGCGTACTACGCGACCCTGCGCGCGCAGGGACCCGTCGGCTGGGCCGAACTCGCGCCCGGGGTCTCGGCGTACGTCGTCACCGACCGCCGGGCCGCGCTCGACATGCTGCACGACACCGAGTCGTTCTCGGTCGACCCGCGGCCCTGGGAGCGGACCGTCGCCGCGGACGCGCCCATCCTCGGCATGATGCGCTGGCGGGCCAACGCGCTCTTCGCGGACGGCGACGCCCACATCCGCTACCGGCGGACCCTGCTGGACGCCTTCGACCTCGTCGAGCCGCACGACCTGCGCGAGCGGGTCCACCGCGCGGTGGACACCCTGGTGTCCCGGTTCGGGCCGGACGGCGAGGCCGACCTCGTCACCCAGTTCGCCCGCCCGATGATGGCGATGGTCTTCAACAGCCTCTTCGGCCTGCCCGACAGCGAATCGGGCCGGCTGGACGCGGCGCTCGGCCAGATGATGGAGGGCGGCGCCCGGGCCGCCGACGGCGAGGTCGAGTACGGCAAGTACGTGATGGAGCTCATCGGCGCCAAGATTGCCGAGCGCGGCGACGACCTGACGAGCCGGCTGCTGGACCACCCGCTGGAGCTGACACCCGAGGAGGTCACCTGGCAGGTGTTCCTCACCCTCGGCGCCGGCCACGAACCCTCCGCCAACCTGATCTCCAACGCCCTCTCGCGCATCCTCGGCAACGCCGAGTACTACTCCACCCTGACCTCCGGCTCCCGCCCGGTGATGGACGCGGTCCTGGAGGTGCTGCGCTACGAGACCCCGCTCGCCAACTACGGCGCCCACTTCGCGCGCCGGTCGATGAGCTTCCACGGGATGTGGCTCCAGGCGGCGGTCCCGATCGTCATCTCCTTCGGGGCGATGGGGTACTTCGCGGAGAAGGACTTCGCCGACGCGCACCACCCGCACGACGCCTCCCACATGTCGTGGGGCGCCGGACCGCACTCCTGCCCGGTGAAGCAGCCCGCCGTGCTGATCGCCACCGAGGCCGTCGAGCGCCTGACCCAGTGGCTGCCCGACCTCGATCCGGTCCTCCCCCGCGAACGCCTCTCCTGGCGGCCCGGCCCGTTCCACCGCTCGCTGAACGCCTTGCCCGTCCGCTTCACGCCGCGTACACCCGACCGCACGCCGGCGCCCACGCCCGATCAGGCAGGAGACCGCGCATGACCGTGTCCACCCGTGTGGCCATCGACCCCTTCGGGGCCGACATCATCGCCGAGAGCGCCCGGCTGCGC
It encodes the following:
- a CDS encoding ATP-binding protein gives rise to the protein MIEIPELAVGGLAAGTLSAFVLGGGLLRARRERAGHRAEIRSLRSELDASRGELDRAGAAFAAEIEHLARTRLPAEATRSAHPHVRVPGPLGPAGAGTDAVLDALREAVVAERKRVDAAARAGMRGTTREIQAALYRLQDVLRGLQQRYDDPELAQTLYALDHENEQSLRRAQVAAVVCGAWVGLAREESHLVDAVTGGQARLVGYHRVQVLHHLEPGTALVSHAVEPVAIIVAELLDNALRHSSPDTSVVVGLERAHHGVTVTVDDAGVGMAPDERERAQRMVAGRDPIMLSELGDPPRMGLAAIGQLTRQFDLSVDLSSPSPYGGVRAVLLIKNHLLCTVDPALRPHSAGAAPSTRQAAGHEPRPDRAQPDEEVRQHPAAPARQAAAPPPGVPSAGVPSAGAAPGVPSADGDLLPQRRRRVPVQGAQAGRSVPAPRIPARSPEESAAALGALQSATNAARQAAATEGNDPR
- a CDS encoding cytochrome P450; translation: MNAYPAHSDAFTLAAPVRLWEEGFAADPYAYYATLRAQGPVGWAELAPGVSAYVVTDRRAALDMLHDTESFSVDPRPWERTVAADAPILGMMRWRANALFADGDAHIRYRRTLLDAFDLVEPHDLRERVHRAVDTLVSRFGPDGEADLVTQFARPMMAMVFNSLFGLPDSESGRLDAALGQMMEGGARAADGEVEYGKYVMELIGAKIAERGDDLTSRLLDHPLELTPEEVTWQVFLTLGAGHEPSANLISNALSRILGNAEYYSTLTSGSRPVMDAVLEVLRYETPLANYGAHFARRSMSFHGMWLQAAVPIVISFGAMGYFAEKDFADAHHPHDASHMSWGAGPHSCPVKQPAVLIATEAVERLTQWLPDLDPVLPRERLSWRPGPFHRSLNALPVRFTPRTPDRTPAPTPDQAGDRA
- a CDS encoding AfsR/SARP family transcriptional regulator gives rise to the protein MGRDSGPRVPNQRVPHQREGGADGADSVDAALYFTVLGPVRVRRGAETLPPGSPQQRALLAALLLREGRTATASELIDAIWGEEPPSQALAAVRTYASRLRKALEGDALVSESGGYALRIGRDALDLAVARELADEAGKAHAAGDRHQARTLINKVLGLWDGEPLANVPGPYAENQRARLAEWSLTLRETRLDLDLEVGRHAEAVSELTALTATHPLRERLRELLMLALYRCGRQAEALAVYADTRRLLADELGVDPRPELSGLQQRILTADAELARPSEKHPPPGVQLTRPAQLPATVPDFTGRVSFVRELGDRLASAEGSVMAVSALAGIGGVGKTTLAVHVAHQARGHFPDGQLYIDLQGTSSRSAEPETVLGAFLRALGTADSAIPDTLDERAALYRSSLDGRRILVLLDNARDAAQIRPLLPGTAGCAALVTSRVRMVDLAGAHLVDLDVMSPEEALRLFTRIVGAERVDSEREAALDVVAACGFLPLAIRIAASRLAARRTWTVSVLAAKLADERRRLDELQAGDLAVKATFELGYGQLEPGQARAFRLLGLADGPDISLAASAALLDLPPHEAEDLLEALVDTSLLESAAPGRYRFHDLVRLYARACAERDEQPPSEREAALSRLLDFYLASASRVYAIERPGDRLVEHLEPAGDAGLTFPDRHAAQDWLYAEADPLLACVRQSSRPGTVRRAVDLLWAALDLGESGANPKRYEAVAAAVLDAARAAGDTWAEGRALVTLSNAHLVAGRFDEADAEAAQALRLSVLNDDPLTGCWASNHRGVIAVYQNRQEDGERHLERAIADFRAGDNQPGEASALCNLSRIHLAMGRTASAVALAQKGLDIYDAMGHALRGANARYALGMALTRSGKIVEATARLQEALDVFHDSRQRLWEGMTLYRMAEADLAGRRPAQAASNAEMALTVLRGIGGEWRRGNVLTVLGKALGALGQTGRAEVCWREALGIYEELGSPESADVRALLAPAAAA
- a CDS encoding DUF742 domain-containing protein; its protein translation is MTGRRNGRPLVPAYLSTGGVARPSRNSLERLSVLTGTGGPPPAGLPAAQHALLALLDGGSLTLMECAALLRLPVSAVRVLAAALTDQGLVSARPPVPVAALPDRDLLERVADGLRALKL
- a CDS encoding roadblock/LC7 domain-containing protein, which gives rise to MNSRETGESAWVLDPILEIPHVRAAVLLTRDGLVSGFTAALAQDSAERVAAITSTVQGACRTAAAAFADAPVAQLRQVVIESDLGYILVAPTAHGTCVAAFGDPEVRLDLLGHRVHSQVARLGEKAMAAAPRAADGGPLV
- a CDS encoding GTP-binding protein encodes the protein MASAPSSSDRTAGAPADAASLHLPDTARELVKILVTGPFGVGKTTLIDAVSEIRPLHTEEHLTEASASVDDLAGVRDKTTTTVAIDFGRVSLGDSVVLYLFGTPGQERFRPLWDDIAYGALGALVLVDTRRIAESFDVLGLVEESGVPFAVGLNMFPDSPRYTDEQVRRSLDLAPDTPLVTVDARHTNASVDALLALVQHVIDRMASEAR